In Arthrobacter sp. B3I9, the following are encoded in one genomic region:
- the gcvT gene encoding glycine cleavage system aminomethyltransferase GcvT codes for MTENYTALYEQHKIAGASFTDFGGWQMPLKYSSELAEHHAVRNAAGLFDLSHMGEVWVTGPDAAAFLDYALAGKLSAVAVGKAKYSLICQEDGGIIDDLITYRPGEEKFLVVPNAGNAVVVAAALAQRAEGFDVEVQDVSADTSLIAVQGPKAEEILLALVPAEQHSLVTELKYYAAVEVGITVNGTAQDLLVARTGYTGEDGFEIYVPNEGAAGLWEALLEAGAGHGLVPAGLACRDSLRLEAGMPLYGNELSRNGNPYAAGLGPVVSLAKESDFIGKAMLAELKALGAGSTSGRKLVGLKGLGRRAGRSHYPVLKDGNVVGEVTSGQPSPTLGYPIAMAYVDVEFTEPGTALDIDLRGKPEPFEVVALPFYKRSK; via the coding sequence ATGACTGAGAACTACACCGCCCTCTACGAGCAGCACAAAATCGCAGGCGCCTCCTTCACGGACTTCGGCGGCTGGCAGATGCCCCTGAAGTACAGCTCCGAGCTGGCCGAGCACCACGCCGTCCGCAATGCCGCCGGTCTCTTCGACCTCTCGCACATGGGCGAAGTCTGGGTCACCGGCCCGGACGCCGCGGCCTTCCTGGACTACGCCCTGGCCGGAAAGCTGTCCGCGGTGGCGGTGGGCAAGGCCAAGTACTCGCTGATCTGCCAGGAAGACGGCGGCATCATCGATGACCTGATCACGTACCGCCCTGGTGAGGAGAAGTTCCTGGTGGTCCCCAACGCCGGCAACGCCGTGGTGGTCGCGGCGGCACTGGCCCAGCGGGCAGAAGGTTTCGACGTCGAGGTGCAGGACGTTTCCGCGGATACCTCCCTGATCGCCGTCCAGGGGCCGAAGGCCGAGGAGATCCTCCTGGCGCTGGTCCCGGCCGAGCAGCATTCGCTGGTGACCGAGCTGAAGTACTACGCCGCCGTGGAGGTGGGCATCACCGTCAACGGCACCGCCCAGGACCTGCTCGTGGCCCGCACCGGGTACACCGGCGAGGACGGTTTCGAGATCTATGTCCCCAACGAAGGCGCCGCCGGCCTGTGGGAGGCGCTGCTCGAAGCAGGCGCCGGCCACGGCCTCGTCCCCGCCGGGCTGGCCTGCCGCGACTCGCTCCGCCTGGAAGCCGGCATGCCCCTCTACGGCAACGAGCTTTCCCGCAACGGCAACCCATACGCCGCGGGCTTGGGCCCGGTCGTCTCGCTCGCCAAGGAGTCGGACTTCATCGGCAAGGCCATGCTGGCCGAGCTCAAGGCCCTGGGCGCCGGGTCCACTTCAGGCCGCAAGCTCGTGGGGCTCAAAGGCCTGGGCCGCCGGGCAGGGCGCAGCCACTACCCGGTCCTCAAGGACGGCAACGTCGTCGGCGAAGTAACCTCGGGCCAGCCCAGCCCCACGCTGGGGTACCCGATCGCCATGGCCTATGTCGACGTCGAATTCACCGAACCCGGCACGGCCCTGGACATCGATCTGCGCGGCAAACCAGAGCCCTTCGAAGTCGTCGCACTGCCGTTCTACAAGCGCTCGAAGTAA
- the gcvH gene encoding glycine cleavage system protein GcvH: protein MAKVIAELKYSAEHEWVAVDGSGPVGIGISAVAADALGDIVYVDLPEVGSAVTAGETCGEVESTKSVSDLYAPVTGEVVEINDDVVSDPALINSDPYGAGWLFKVAVTEEGPLMSGEEYAAANGGEL, encoded by the coding sequence ATGGCAAAAGTTATTGCTGAACTGAAGTACTCCGCTGAACATGAGTGGGTTGCTGTTGATGGGTCCGGGCCGGTGGGGATTGGGATCTCTGCTGTTGCTGCCGATGCCCTCGGTGACATTGTGTACGTGGACCTGCCCGAGGTCGGCTCGGCTGTGACGGCGGGGGAGACTTGTGGGGAGGTGGAGTCCACCAAGTCTGTCTCGGACCTGTACGCCCCGGTCACCGGCGAGGTTGTGGAGATCAACGATGACGTTGTCTCTGATCCTGCGCTGATCAACAGCGACCCCTATGGTGCCGGCTGGCTTTTCAAGGTCGCCGTGACCGAAGAGGGCCCGCTGATGTCCGGTGAAGAATACGCAGCAGCCAACGGCGGCGAGCTGTGA
- the glyA gene encoding serine hydroxymethyltransferase, translated as MSAATTGTVAFEQVVSPSLDADLAALDPKIAGKIDDELTRQRDGLEMIASENHTARAVMQAQGSVLTNKYAEGYPGKRYYGGCEHVDVVEQLAIDRVKALFGAEYANVQPHSGAQANASVMHALIKPGDTIMGLNLAHGGHLTHGMKINFSGKLYNVVPYGVREDTHAVDMAEVERLAQEHKPALIVAGWSAYARQLDFAAFRRIADSVGAYLMVDMAHFAGLVAAGLHPSPVPHAHVTTSTTHKTLAGPRGGIILTNDADIAKKINSAVFPGQQGGPLEHVIAGKAVAFKIAASPEFKERQERVLAGARILAERLVQPDVTAKGISVVSGGTDVHLVLVDLRSCQLNGQEAEDRLAEIDITVNRNAVPFDPRPPMVTSGLRIGTPALATRGFGEAAFAEVADIIAEALIADAGADLSGLRSRVEALAAAHPLYPSVTNLA; from the coding sequence GTGAGCGCCGCAACGACGGGTACCGTCGCGTTCGAGCAGGTTGTTTCCCCGTCGCTGGACGCGGACCTTGCCGCGCTGGATCCCAAGATCGCTGGAAAGATCGACGACGAGCTGACCCGCCAGCGTGACGGGCTGGAGATGATCGCCTCGGAGAACCACACGGCCAGGGCGGTGATGCAGGCGCAGGGCTCGGTGCTGACCAACAAGTACGCCGAAGGTTATCCCGGCAAGCGCTACTACGGCGGCTGCGAGCACGTGGATGTGGTCGAGCAGCTGGCGATCGACAGGGTCAAGGCACTCTTCGGGGCCGAATACGCGAACGTCCAGCCGCACTCCGGTGCGCAGGCCAACGCCTCGGTGATGCACGCGCTGATCAAGCCCGGGGACACCATCATGGGCCTGAACCTGGCCCACGGCGGGCACCTGACCCACGGGATGAAGATCAACTTCTCCGGCAAGCTGTACAACGTGGTGCCGTACGGCGTCCGCGAGGACACCCATGCCGTGGACATGGCCGAGGTGGAGCGGCTGGCACAGGAGCACAAGCCCGCGCTGATCGTGGCCGGCTGGTCGGCGTACGCCCGCCAGCTCGATTTCGCCGCTTTCCGCCGGATCGCGGACTCGGTGGGCGCCTACCTGATGGTGGACATGGCCCACTTCGCCGGCCTCGTGGCCGCCGGGCTGCACCCCAGCCCGGTGCCGCACGCCCACGTCACCACCTCCACGACGCACAAGACTCTCGCCGGTCCGCGCGGCGGGATTATCCTGACCAACGACGCCGACATCGCCAAGAAGATCAACTCGGCAGTGTTCCCCGGCCAGCAAGGCGGCCCGCTGGAGCATGTCATCGCCGGGAAGGCAGTGGCATTCAAGATCGCCGCGTCGCCGGAGTTCAAGGAGCGCCAGGAACGTGTCCTGGCCGGCGCCCGGATCCTGGCCGAACGCCTGGTCCAGCCCGACGTCACGGCCAAGGGCATCTCCGTGGTCTCCGGCGGCACCGACGTGCACCTGGTCCTCGTTGACCTGCGCAGCTGCCAGCTCAACGGCCAGGAAGCCGAGGACCGCCTCGCGGAAATCGACATCACCGTCAACCGCAACGCCGTGCCCTTCGATCCGCGCCCGCCCATGGTCACTTCGGGCCTGCGGATCGGCACCCCGGCGCTGGCCACCCGCGGGTTCGGCGAAGCCGCCTTTGCCGAGGTGGCGGACATCATCGCCGAGGCCCTGATCGCCGACGCCGGCGCTGACCTGTCCGGTCTGCGGTCACGAGTAGAGGCACTCGCCGCCGCCCACCCGCTCTATCCTTCCGTCACGAACCTCGCCTGA
- a CDS encoding L-serine ammonia-lyase, which yields MAVGVFDLFSIGIGPSSSHTVGPMRAAAVFAEELKSLGKLAEVASLRVDLYGSLAATGHGHGTMTAILLGLEGFHPELILPEEVEDRLAAIAESGLLQLAGAVPLPYGVKDMVLRPLTVLPRHTNGMTFAVSDAGGGVLHSATFFSVGGGFIIREGEEDAAQQELEESKKELPLPFRTAAELLEHCRETGLGISDVMRVNEEDSRTPEEIREGLLHIYSVMEGCVAASLKREGLLPGGLKVRRRAPDWHERLLKESAGQDPEYRDPKYWQEWVNLVALAVNEENASGGRVVTAPTNGAAGIIPAVLYYALHFAPGMDKATQGDRDDVVVRFLLAAGAVGVLYKEQASISGAEVGCQGEVGSASSMAAAGLAEVMGGTPAQVENAAEIAMEHNLGLTCDPIGGLVQVPCIERNAIAAAKAINAAKMALWGDGTHRVSLDEVIITMRETGKDMSSKYKETAMGGLAVNVVEC from the coding sequence ATGGCTGTTGGCGTCTTTGATCTTTTTTCTATCGGCATAGGTCCGTCCAGTTCGCATACTGTGGGGCCGATGCGGGCTGCCGCTGTGTTTGCTGAGGAACTTAAATCCCTGGGCAAGCTTGCGGAAGTGGCGTCGTTGCGGGTGGACCTTTATGGGTCGCTGGCCGCGACGGGGCATGGGCATGGGACGATGACCGCGATCCTGCTGGGGTTGGAGGGGTTTCATCCGGAGCTGATCCTGCCGGAGGAGGTGGAGGACCGGCTGGCGGCGATCGCGGAGAGCGGGTTGCTGCAGCTGGCCGGTGCTGTTCCTTTGCCGTATGGGGTGAAGGACATGGTGCTGCGTCCGTTGACGGTTTTGCCGCGGCATACCAACGGCATGACGTTCGCGGTGTCCGACGCCGGGGGCGGTGTGCTGCACAGCGCGACGTTTTTCTCGGTGGGTGGCGGGTTCATCATCCGTGAGGGTGAGGAGGACGCGGCGCAGCAGGAGCTTGAGGAGTCCAAGAAGGAATTGCCGCTGCCGTTCCGGACGGCTGCGGAGTTGCTGGAGCACTGCCGGGAAACGGGGCTGGGCATCAGCGACGTGATGCGGGTCAACGAGGAAGACAGCCGTACCCCGGAGGAGATCCGGGAGGGCCTGCTGCATATCTACTCCGTGATGGAGGGCTGCGTGGCGGCCAGCTTGAAGCGTGAGGGTTTGCTGCCCGGGGGGTTGAAGGTCCGCCGCCGCGCCCCGGACTGGCATGAGCGGCTGTTGAAGGAAAGCGCCGGGCAGGACCCGGAGTACCGGGATCCGAAGTACTGGCAGGAGTGGGTGAACCTGGTTGCCCTGGCGGTGAACGAGGAGAACGCCTCGGGCGGCCGGGTGGTCACCGCTCCGACGAACGGCGCGGCCGGGATCATTCCGGCGGTGCTGTATTACGCGCTGCATTTCGCGCCGGGGATGGACAAGGCCACGCAGGGTGACCGCGATGACGTCGTGGTGAGGTTCCTGCTGGCCGCCGGCGCGGTCGGGGTGCTCTACAAGGAGCAGGCGTCGATTTCGGGTGCGGAGGTCGGTTGCCAGGGTGAGGTGGGGTCGGCGTCGTCGATGGCTGCTGCCGGGCTGGCCGAGGTGATGGGCGGTACTCCGGCGCAGGTGGAGAACGCGGCGGAGATCGCGATGGAACACAACCTGGGCCTGACGTGTGACCCGATCGGCGGGCTGGTCCAGGTCCCGTGCATCGAGCGGAACGCGATCGCTGCGGCGAAGGCGATCAACGCCGCGAAGATGGCCCTCTGGGGTGACGGCACGCACCGGGTGTCCCTGGACGAGGTGATCATCACCATGCGTGAGACCGGCAAGGACATGAGCTCCAAATACAAGGAAACGGCCATGGGCGGCCTCGCCGTCAACGTCGTCGAATGCTGA
- the lipA gene encoding lipoyl synthase — protein MTLAPEGRKMLRIEQRNAATPVERKPEWIKAKVQMGPEFVQLKNLVKKEGLHTVCEEAGCPNIFECWEDKEATFLIGGSECTRRCDFCQIDTGKPSPVDMFEPTKVARSVQSMQLRYATVTGVARDDLADEGVWLYAETVRKIHELNPGTGVELLIPDFSGKPEHIAAICDSKPEVFAHNVETVPRIFKRIRPAFRYDRSLDVITQGRKLGMVTKSNLILGMGETREEISEALRDLHEAGCDLITITQYLRPSERHLPVDRWVKPQEFVDLQQEADEIGFLGVMSGPLVRSSYRAGRLWATAMRKKGWEIPAELAHIESSGSTRQEASSLLAATA, from the coding sequence ATGACACTGGCACCAGAAGGCCGGAAGATGCTGCGCATCGAGCAGCGGAACGCGGCCACACCGGTGGAACGCAAGCCCGAATGGATCAAGGCCAAGGTCCAGATGGGCCCGGAGTTCGTGCAGCTCAAGAACCTGGTCAAGAAGGAAGGCCTGCACACCGTCTGTGAGGAGGCCGGCTGCCCCAACATCTTCGAATGCTGGGAAGACAAGGAAGCGACCTTCCTGATCGGCGGCTCCGAATGCACCCGCCGCTGCGACTTCTGCCAGATCGACACCGGCAAGCCCTCCCCGGTGGACATGTTCGAGCCGACCAAGGTGGCCCGCTCCGTGCAGTCCATGCAGCTGCGCTACGCCACCGTCACCGGCGTGGCCCGCGATGACCTCGCCGACGAGGGCGTCTGGCTGTACGCCGAAACGGTCCGCAAGATCCACGAACTGAACCCGGGCACCGGCGTCGAACTCCTCATTCCGGACTTCTCCGGGAAACCCGAACACATCGCGGCGATCTGCGACTCCAAGCCCGAGGTGTTCGCCCACAACGTCGAGACCGTGCCGCGGATCTTCAAGCGGATCCGCCCGGCCTTCCGCTACGACCGGTCGCTGGATGTGATCACGCAGGGCCGGAAGCTCGGCATGGTGACCAAATCGAACCTGATCCTGGGCATGGGCGAGACCCGCGAGGAGATCTCCGAGGCCCTGCGGGACCTGCACGAGGCCGGCTGTGACCTGATCACCATCACCCAGTACCTGCGCCCGTCCGAGCGGCACCTGCCGGTGGACCGCTGGGTCAAGCCGCAGGAGTTCGTTGACCTGCAGCAGGAAGCGGACGAGATCGGCTTCCTCGGCGTCATGTCCGGGCCGCTGGTGCGTTCGTCCTACCGCGCCGGCCGGCTCTGGGCCACCGCGATGCGCAAGAAGGGCTGGGAAATCCCGGCCGAGCTCGCCCACATCGAAAGCTCCGGAAGCACCCGCCAGGAAGCCAGCTCACTGCTGGCCGCCACAGCCTGA
- a CDS encoding methylenetetrahydrofolate reductase: MMFPVRIEIIPSAGIVERVTDLVPLTTALTVTCLPHHGIERTMRTAVQLSVLGYTVIPHLAARSLHDRAELTGILRDCDAAGIHEVFVIGGDRKQPAGPYESALPVLEDIAQYSGGLMRAGVAGYPEGHPSTGPVDMLDALLAKQHLASHVVTQMCFAPEKILDYAALLLREGVELPVWAGVAGAVPRTKLVSLATQIGVGSSLKFLSRKGPLPRKLLSGDHYSPQTLFAGLENRPGNLEGIHLYSFNSLDSVPGGPDLASTSAALQPALIRGAARDY, translated from the coding sequence ATGATGTTCCCCGTCAGAATAGAAATCATCCCGTCCGCGGGAATCGTCGAGCGCGTCACGGACCTCGTGCCGTTGACCACCGCGCTCACCGTGACGTGCCTGCCGCACCACGGCATCGAGCGGACCATGCGCACCGCCGTGCAGCTCAGTGTGCTGGGCTACACCGTCATCCCGCACCTGGCCGCGCGCAGCCTGCATGACCGCGCCGAGCTGACCGGCATCCTCCGCGACTGCGATGCTGCCGGCATCCACGAGGTGTTTGTCATCGGCGGGGACCGGAAGCAGCCGGCCGGGCCGTATGAGTCGGCCCTTCCTGTGCTGGAGGACATCGCGCAGTACTCCGGCGGGCTGATGCGGGCAGGCGTTGCGGGCTACCCGGAAGGCCACCCCTCCACCGGCCCGGTCGACATGCTGGACGCCCTGCTGGCCAAGCAGCATCTGGCCTCCCACGTGGTGACCCAAATGTGTTTCGCCCCCGAAAAAATCCTCGATTACGCGGCGCTCCTGCTCCGCGAGGGCGTTGAACTGCCCGTCTGGGCGGGGGTGGCGGGCGCCGTCCCACGGACCAAGCTCGTATCCTTGGCGACGCAGATCGGCGTCGGCAGTTCCCTCAAGTTCCTGAGCCGGAAGGGTCCGCTGCCCCGCAAGCTTTTGAGCGGCGACCACTACTCCCCCCAAACCCTCTTCGCCGGGCTGGAAAACCGCCCCGGCAACCTCGAGGGCATCCATCTCTACAGCTTCAACAGCCTTGATTCGGTTCCCGGTGGACCGGACCTGGCATCAACCTCCGCAGCACTCCAGCCAGCATTGATCCGAGGAGCAGCACGTGACTACTAA
- the cycA gene encoding D-serine/D-alanine/glycine transporter: protein MTTKSLTSQQEPHLERQLSNRHIQLIAIGGAIGTGLFMGSGKTISAAGPSVIFVYMIIGFMLFFVMRAMGELLLSNLNYKSFSDFAADLLGPWAGFFTGWTYWFCWVITGIADVIAIAGYSKELWPGLPLWIPGLATVAILLFLNLVTVKAFGETEFWFALIKIVAIAALIIVGMFMIFTGFQSDAGPATFTNLWSHGGFFPNEFMGFVAGFQIAVFAFVGIELVGTTAAEAKDPEKNLPKAINSIPIRVLLFYVGALIILMSVTPWTQFQAGHSPFIAMFSLAGLGAAATVVNLVVLSSAMSSANSGIYSTSRMVYGLAQEGDAPSAFGALSRRKVPQNALFLSCVLLLSGVVLMYAGQDIGKAFDMVTTVSAVCFVFVWSIILASYLAFRGRRPHLHQASKYRMPGGKPMVWVVFAFFAFVLWALTTQPDTLLALLVTPVWFILLGAAWLVLRRRPAHLARYAAFQADLAQEEEAANAREFEGVQK, encoded by the coding sequence GTGACTACTAAATCCCTAACTTCCCAGCAAGAGCCGCACCTTGAACGGCAGCTCAGCAACAGGCACATCCAGCTGATCGCCATTGGCGGCGCCATCGGCACCGGACTCTTTATGGGCTCGGGCAAAACCATCTCCGCGGCCGGACCGTCCGTCATCTTCGTCTACATGATCATCGGCTTCATGCTGTTCTTCGTCATGCGGGCCATGGGCGAGCTCCTGCTGAGCAACCTGAACTACAAATCCTTCAGCGACTTCGCCGCGGACCTCCTCGGCCCCTGGGCCGGCTTCTTCACCGGCTGGACCTACTGGTTCTGCTGGGTCATCACGGGAATCGCCGACGTCATCGCCATCGCCGGCTACTCCAAGGAACTCTGGCCGGGACTGCCGCTGTGGATCCCGGGACTGGCCACCGTGGCCATTCTGCTGTTCCTGAACCTCGTGACCGTCAAGGCATTCGGCGAGACCGAGTTCTGGTTCGCGCTGATCAAGATCGTCGCCATCGCGGCGCTGATCATCGTGGGCATGTTCATGATCTTCACCGGGTTCCAGTCCGACGCCGGCCCCGCCACCTTCACGAACCTGTGGAGCCACGGCGGTTTCTTCCCGAACGAGTTCATGGGATTCGTGGCAGGCTTCCAGATCGCCGTGTTCGCCTTCGTGGGCATTGAACTGGTGGGCACCACGGCCGCAGAGGCCAAGGACCCCGAGAAGAACCTGCCCAAGGCCATCAACTCGATCCCCATCCGCGTGCTGCTCTTCTACGTGGGCGCCCTCATCATCCTGATGTCCGTCACCCCGTGGACCCAGTTCCAGGCCGGCCACAGTCCCTTCATTGCGATGTTCTCCCTGGCGGGCCTGGGCGCCGCAGCCACCGTGGTGAACCTGGTGGTGCTCAGCTCGGCCATGTCCTCGGCGAACTCCGGCATCTACTCCACATCCCGCATGGTGTACGGGCTGGCGCAGGAGGGCGACGCGCCGTCCGCCTTCGGCGCTTTGTCACGCCGCAAGGTCCCGCAGAACGCCCTGTTCCTGTCCTGCGTCCTCCTGCTCTCCGGCGTCGTGCTGATGTACGCGGGCCAGGACATCGGCAAGGCCTTCGACATGGTGACCACCGTGTCCGCCGTCTGCTTCGTGTTCGTCTGGTCCATCATCCTGGCCAGCTACCTGGCTTTCCGCGGGCGCAGGCCGCACCTGCACCAGGCATCGAAATACCGGATGCCCGGCGGCAAGCCCATGGTTTGGGTGGTCTTCGCGTTCTTCGCATTCGTTCTTTGGGCGCTGACCACCCAGCCGGACACCCTCCTGGCGCTCCTGGTCACGCCGGTCTGGTTCATCCTGCTGGGCGCTGCATGGCTCGTGCTGCGCCGACGCCCCGCGCACCTCGCCCGGTACGCGGCATTCCAGGCCGACCTTGCCCAGGAAGAGGAAGCGGCCAACGCCCGGGAATTCGAAGGTGTTCAGAAATGA
- the purU gene encoding formyltetrahydrofolate deformylase: MSAAQAVKRTASKPEDTRTAVEHVLTVDCAEAPGIVHAIAGFLLEHGCDILDIKQYGDKGQGHFFMRVHFSSASSSGSPQESSAQDSSAQEAGTELLRREFAPVAEKWNMSWQLEPHGRKRRVLVMVSKMGHCLNDLLFRARTGDLPVEIVAVVSNHRDQEALVQWHGIPFFHLPVTKDTKPEAEAKLLELVDALDVELVVLARYMQVLSDELSARLAGRTINIHHSFLPSFKGAKPYHQAYDRGVKTVGATAHYVNAELDEGPIIAQQVIEVDHTYTADDLVAVGRDAECAALRNAVRWHCEGRILLLGNRTVILR, from the coding sequence ATGAGCGCGGCGCAGGCTGTGAAAAGAACTGCCTCCAAGCCGGAGGACACTCGAACGGCGGTTGAGCATGTCCTTACGGTTGACTGCGCCGAAGCGCCGGGCATCGTCCACGCGATCGCGGGATTCCTGCTCGAGCACGGGTGCGACATTCTGGACATCAAGCAGTACGGGGACAAGGGGCAGGGGCACTTCTTCATGCGTGTCCACTTTTCCTCCGCCTCCTCCTCCGGCTCCCCGCAGGAGTCCTCAGCGCAGGACTCCTCAGCGCAGGAGGCCGGCACCGAGCTTCTGCGCCGGGAGTTCGCGCCGGTGGCCGAAAAGTGGAATATGAGCTGGCAGTTGGAGCCGCACGGCCGCAAGCGCCGTGTCCTGGTGATGGTCTCCAAGATGGGGCACTGCCTCAACGACCTGCTGTTCCGGGCACGTACCGGTGACCTTCCCGTGGAGATCGTCGCGGTGGTGTCGAACCACCGCGACCAGGAAGCTCTGGTGCAGTGGCACGGCATCCCGTTCTTCCACCTGCCGGTCACCAAGGACACCAAGCCCGAGGCCGAGGCCAAGCTCCTGGAACTCGTGGACGCACTGGACGTGGAACTCGTGGTCCTGGCCCGCTACATGCAGGTGCTCAGCGACGAACTGTCAGCCAGGCTTGCAGGGCGGACCATCAACATCCACCACTCGTTCCTGCCCAGCTTCAAGGGTGCGAAGCCCTACCACCAGGCCTACGACCGCGGCGTCAAAACCGTGGGCGCCACGGCGCACTACGTCAACGCCGAGCTCGATGAGGGCCCGATCATCGCGCAGCAGGTCATCGAGGTGGACCACACGTACACCGCCGATGACCTGGTGGCCGTGGGCCGGGACGCCGAATGCGCCGCCCTCCGCAACGCTGTGCGCTGGCATTGCGAAGGCAGGATCCTCCTGCTCGGCAACCGCACGGTCATCCTGCGGTAG
- a CDS encoding DUF3100 domain-containing protein has translation MSTSTTTARLDKAGARLTLPVAALAFVIAVAVQLIGQAKIDLGIGAIVIFPMVWGLILGLLVSIQKFKPLGLDLQRIAAALVGVAVLLLVARLAFNIGPSLPSLVKAGPALLLQEVGHLLGTIALALPLAVLLKMGKATVGATFSLDREPSFAMVSEKYGPDSDQYRGVLAMYVFGTLFGAVYITLLTSLVANWKIFDPLALAMGAGVGSGSMMAASSASIVAAYPGDQDAVLGMAAVSNLITTVLGVYVGIYLALPLADRFYRVLTRNQTREAVAVAAAGTVERGRADIERDEAQAEENRRFRERVAESSAVIKLPLWLSLSVLTVLGIGTASVAAKGFSLSIVAGYAVMLALVLVSIALAKVTRKISAIVYITTIGAYISSPWFFAADALTAVIKTVDFLSIATVMLTLAGLSLGKDIPLLKNIGWKIIPVGLVAVTASFLLSTVIAEFALGLWH, from the coding sequence ATGAGTACCAGCACCACAACCGCTCGGCTCGACAAAGCCGGTGCCCGGCTGACGCTTCCGGTCGCAGCGCTGGCCTTTGTCATTGCCGTCGCCGTCCAGCTCATCGGCCAGGCCAAGATCGACCTTGGAATCGGCGCAATCGTCATCTTCCCCATGGTCTGGGGACTCATCCTCGGGCTCCTGGTCTCCATCCAGAAGTTCAAGCCCCTCGGCCTGGATCTGCAACGGATCGCAGCCGCGCTGGTGGGCGTGGCCGTGCTGCTCCTGGTCGCCAGGCTGGCGTTCAACATCGGCCCCAGCCTCCCCAGCCTGGTCAAGGCCGGCCCCGCCCTGCTGCTGCAGGAGGTGGGCCACCTGCTGGGCACCATCGCCCTTGCCCTCCCCCTGGCAGTCCTGCTCAAGATGGGCAAGGCAACGGTGGGGGCCACGTTCTCCCTTGACCGCGAGCCGTCCTTCGCCATGGTCTCCGAAAAGTACGGTCCGGATTCGGACCAGTACCGGGGCGTGCTGGCCATGTACGTGTTCGGAACCCTTTTCGGGGCCGTGTACATCACGTTGCTCACCTCGCTGGTGGCCAACTGGAAGATCTTCGATCCCCTGGCGCTGGCCATGGGCGCCGGCGTGGGGTCCGGGTCCATGATGGCGGCGTCCTCGGCCAGCATCGTCGCGGCGTACCCCGGGGACCAGGACGCCGTCCTCGGCATGGCGGCGGTCTCCAACCTGATCACCACCGTCCTGGGCGTCTACGTCGGCATCTACCTCGCCCTGCCGCTGGCCGACCGTTTCTACCGGGTCCTCACCCGCAACCAGACCCGCGAGGCGGTTGCTGTCGCAGCTGCGGGTACCGTGGAGCGCGGACGTGCCGACATCGAGCGGGACGAGGCCCAGGCCGAAGAGAACCGCCGCTTCCGCGAACGCGTCGCCGAATCCTCGGCAGTGATCAAGCTCCCGCTGTGGCTGTCCCTGTCCGTCCTCACGGTCCTGGGCATCGGCACGGCCTCGGTGGCGGCGAAGGGATTCAGCCTGTCCATCGTCGCCGGCTACGCAGTCATGCTCGCCCTGGTCCTGGTCAGCATCGCGCTGGCGAAAGTCACCAGGAAGATCTCGGCCATCGTCTACATCACCACCATCGGCGCGTACATCTCCAGCCCGTGGTTCTTCGCGGCCGACGCGCTCACGGCGGTCATCAAGACCGTCGACTTCCTGTCCATCGCCACCGTCATGCTGACGCTTGCGGGCCTGTCCTTGGGCAAGGACATCCCGCTGCTGAAGAACATCGGCTGGAAGATCATTCCCGTGGGGCTGGTCGCGGTCACCGCGTCCTTCCTGCTCTCCACCGTGATCGCGGAGTTCGCATTGGGGCTCTGGCACTAA